A part of Kitasatospora acidiphila genomic DNA contains:
- a CDS encoding prepilin peptidase — protein sequence MIGLVGGMLAGAVAAPWLRGAAARYAVGYGEPAARCPGCGRGLLALPPTGRCRGCRTAVGARAGTVELAAVAAGAAIGSVAGWPVVPVLCWVALFGVVLAFVDLAVHRLPDALTLPLAGGTAVLLVTAGLLTQRTGALTRCLLGALLFLAVYGAMALAGPMGLGDAKLAPTLGALLGWYGWRTLFQGWLAGFLLAAVWGVVLLATGRAKAKDPLPFGPCMLLGALLGVLASAG from the coding sequence GTGATCGGACTGGTCGGCGGAATGCTCGCGGGCGCGGTCGCCGCGCCCTGGCTGCGGGGAGCGGCGGCGCGGTACGCCGTCGGGTACGGGGAGCCGGCGGCCCGCTGCCCCGGGTGCGGGCGGGGACTGCTGGCGCTGCCGCCCACCGGGCGCTGCCGCGGCTGCCGGACGGCGGTCGGGGCCCGGGCGGGGACGGTGGAGCTGGCCGCGGTGGCGGCGGGTGCGGCGATCGGCTCGGTGGCGGGCTGGCCGGTCGTGCCGGTGCTCTGCTGGGTCGCGCTGTTCGGGGTGGTGCTGGCCTTCGTGGACCTCGCGGTGCACCGGCTGCCCGATGCGCTGACCCTGCCGCTGGCCGGCGGCACGGCGGTCCTGCTGGTGACCGCCGGTCTGCTGACGCAGCGGACCGGCGCCCTCACCCGCTGCCTGCTCGGCGCACTGCTCTTCCTCGCGGTCTACGGCGCGATGGCGCTGGCCGGCCCGATGGGCCTGGGCGATGCCAAGCTGGCCCCCACCCTCGGCGCGCTGCTCGGCTGGTACGGCTGGCGCACCCTGTTCCAGGGCTGGCTGGCCGGCTTCCTGCTGGCGGCCGTCTGGGGCGTGGTGCTGCTGGCGACCGGTCGCGCCAAAGCCAAGGACCCCCTGCCGTTCGGCCCGTGCATGCTGCTGGGCGCGTTGCTGGGGGTCCTGGCTTCAGCCGGTTGA
- a CDS encoding pyridoxal phosphate-dependent aminotransferase: MQVTQSSKLANVCYDIRGPVLDEAMRLEGQGHRILKLNTGNPAAFGFEAPPEILHDILQNLSSAHGYGDSKGLLSARRAVVMHYEERGLHGLTVEDVFLGNGVSELIQLAMTALLDHGDEVLVPAPDYPLWTASVSLAGGTAVHYRCDEQAEWYPDLDDMAAKITSRTKAIVVINPNNPTGAVYPREVLEGIVELARRHRLVIYADEIYDKILYDGVEHVPLATLAPDLFCVTFNGMSKSYRVAGFRSGWMVLSGDRQRAANYIEGLNVLASMRLCANMPAQHAVAAALGGRQSIKDLVLPGGRLLESRDAAYRLLNEIPGVSCVKPRGALYAFPRLDPSVYKIKDDAQMVLDLLRSQRILIVQGTGFNWPEPDHFRLVTLPRPEDIEDAVTRIGEFLAGYVQP; this comes from the coding sequence ATGCAGGTCACCCAGTCCAGCAAGCTCGCCAATGTCTGCTACGACATCCGCGGTCCGGTGCTCGACGAGGCGATGCGGCTGGAAGGCCAGGGGCATCGCATCCTCAAGCTCAACACCGGCAACCCGGCCGCCTTCGGCTTCGAGGCCCCGCCCGAGATCCTGCACGACATCCTGCAGAACCTCTCCTCGGCGCACGGCTACGGCGACTCCAAGGGCCTGCTGTCGGCCCGCCGCGCGGTGGTGATGCACTACGAGGAGCGCGGCCTGCACGGGCTGACCGTCGAGGACGTCTTCCTGGGCAACGGCGTCTCCGAACTGATCCAGCTCGCCATGACGGCACTGCTGGACCACGGCGACGAGGTGCTGGTGCCCGCGCCCGACTACCCGCTGTGGACCGCCTCGGTCTCCCTGGCCGGCGGCACCGCGGTGCACTACCGCTGCGACGAGCAGGCCGAGTGGTACCCGGACCTGGACGACATGGCGGCCAAGATCACCTCCCGCACCAAGGCGATCGTGGTGATCAACCCCAACAACCCGACCGGCGCGGTCTATCCGCGCGAGGTGCTGGAGGGGATCGTCGAACTGGCCCGCCGGCACCGGCTGGTGATCTACGCGGACGAGATCTACGACAAGATCCTCTACGACGGCGTGGAGCACGTGCCGCTGGCCACCCTGGCGCCCGACCTGTTCTGCGTCACCTTCAACGGCATGTCCAAGTCCTACCGGGTGGCGGGCTTCCGCTCCGGCTGGATGGTGCTCTCCGGTGACCGGCAGCGGGCCGCCAACTACATCGAGGGCCTGAACGTGCTGGCCAGCATGCGGCTGTGCGCCAACATGCCGGCCCAGCACGCGGTGGCGGCGGCGCTCGGCGGCCGGCAGTCGATCAAGGACCTGGTGCTGCCGGGCGGGCGGCTGCTGGAATCCCGGGACGCCGCCTACCGGCTGCTCAACGAGATCCCCGGGGTGAGCTGCGTCAAGCCGCGCGGCGCGCTCTACGCCTTCCCGCGCCTCGACCCGTCGGTCTACAAGATCAAGGACGACGCACAGATGGTGCTGGACCTGCTGCGCTCCCAGCGGATCCTGATCGTGCAGGGCACCGGCTTCAACTGGCCCGAGCCGGACCACTTCCGGCTGGTCACGCTGCCGCGCCCGGAGGACATCGAGGACGCGGTCACCCGGATCGGCGAGTTCCTCGCGGGATACGTCCAGCCCTGA